A genomic segment from Amphiura filiformis chromosome 10, Afil_fr2py, whole genome shotgun sequence encodes:
- the LOC140162392 gene encoding uncharacterized protein, producing MHQITNPQRSPLSADSRPSPSHEDPPAPTRWGSSLDMPPEHRGSPEDLSSPHRAIETTDPRRTPPRDPAAAVENRTTPPITTHRTSRGSFSIDSILSSETSSKKSRTPSPPATTSKRDLPGDRDDDSPPMKRISYSPTHAEVSVLRTGEKSPLTSPGIHGRPDYSFAPFTPTPHWYPWIQAASPYLHYAYEAAARHPALAMPPPISQPLANSSVPIRSHHPIPSSNHSPSSKTPRSKTPVSDDDEDRLGKRPHDSLKVSHVDPSEDDVCSDGEDDKDDPDKNGRRKKKTRTVFSRSQVFQLESTFDMKRYLSSSERAGLAASLHLTETQVKIWFQNRRNKWKRQMAAELEAANMAHAAKSQAQRMVRVPILYHENGPRLLTGDGAGLHAPAHLLTYPGPMGYHAPPYSQILGPVKPPMVSLSPS from the exons ATGCATCAGATTACAAACCCACAGAGGTCCCCTCTATCAGCTGACTCGCGACCCTCTCCCTCTCACGAGGACCCACCCGCACCAACCCGGTGGGGTAGCAGTTTAGACATGCCGCCTGAACACAGAGGAAGCCCTGAAGACCTATCTTCACCACATCGTGCAATTGAAACAACCGACCCACGTCGCACCCCTCCAAGAGACCCGGCAGCGGCTGTAGAAAATCGCACTACCCCTCCGATTACAACTCATCGCACATCTCGCGGCTCATTCAGTATTGATAGTATTTTATCATCCGAGACTTCATCAAAGAAATCCAGAACCCCCTCCCCACCAGCAACCACCTCAAAAAGAGACTTACCTGGCGACAGAGACGATGATTCGCCTCCAATGAAAAGGATTAGTTACAGCCCAACCCATGCAGAAGTTTCAGTGTTGAGAACTGGCGAAAAGAGCCCGCTGACATCGCCCGGGATTCACGGTAGACCTGATTATAGTTTTGCGCCATTTACGCCAACTCCACATTGGTACCCATGGATTCAAGCAGCCAGTCCTTATCTTCATTACGCTTATGAAG CTGCTGCCCGGCATCCAGCTCTTGCAATGCCACCACCAATCTCACAACCTCTAGCTAACAGCTCTgtacccatacgaagtcatcacCCTATTCCGTCTTCAAATCACTCCCCCTCCTCAAAAACACCACGCTCTAAAACCCCGGTGTCGGATGATGACGAAGACAGACTTGGCAAAAGACCGCATGATTCTCTAAAAGTCTCCCATGTTGATCCCTCTGAAGACGACGTATGTAGCGACGGAGAAGACGACAAAGACGATCCAGACAAAAATGGAAGACGGAAAAAGAAGACAAGGACAGTATTCTCGCGGAGTCAAGTTTTCCAACTCGAATCAACGTTTGACATGAAGCGATATTTATCAAGCTCGGAAAGAGCCGGTTTAGCCGCATCTCTTCATCTTACAGAGACCCAAGTTAAGATTTGGTTTCAGAATAGACGTAATAAATGGAAGAGACAGATGGCTGCTGAACTCGAGGCTGCTAACATGGCCCATGCGGCAAAATCTCAAGCGCAGAGAATGGTTCGAGTACCCATTTTGTATCATGAGAATGGTCCCCGTTTGCTAACGGGTGATGGCGCCGGACTACATGCCCCAGCGCATCTGCTGACATACCCTGGACCTATGGGTTACCATGCCCCACCTTACTCTCAAATTTTAGGTCCTGTTAAGCCTCCTATGGTTTCTCTGTCACCTTCTTAA